The following coding sequences lie in one Euhalothece natronophila Z-M001 genomic window:
- a CDS encoding ParE family toxin-like protein: MKSELTNDFVQRFAQLPDGVKQTARKNYKLWKDNPTHPSLEFKKLNTQEPLYSIRVGIGWRAVGVLKTSDTIVWFWIGSHSEYDKLLKNL; encoded by the coding sequence ATGAAGTCCGAACTAACTAATGATTTCGTCCAACGTTTTGCTCAATTACCCGATGGAGTTAAACAGACGGCACGGAAGAATTATAAACTCTGGAAGGATAACCCAACACATCCTAGTTTAGAATTCAAGAAACTCAATACTCAAGAACCTTTGTATTCGATCAGAGTCGGAATCGGTTGGCGGGCTGTCGGAGTGCTAAAAACATCAGATACAATCGTTTGGTTTTGGATTGGCTCACATAGCGAATATGATAAATTGTTGAAAAATTTATAA
- the nblR gene encoding response regulator transcription factor NblR, whose protein sequence is MSVLLIENDPYLAQQVNLDLTHAGYTVTVVSNPEQGEPYFKELQPSLVVIDQAQFGEKGLKLCRQIRGNNNPVLILLFMNQDQLRDRVACLEAGADDYTLLPYKTEQFLELIKLYLQPSTKTPEQLHFSDLVLDLSHRCVYCNGRKIELTVKEFDLLKYLMSHPGEVLTREQILENVWEDNNGGESNVIEVYIRYLRLKIEQEGHKRLIQTVRGVGYVLREG, encoded by the coding sequence ATGTCGGTTTTACTCATTGAAAATGATCCTTACCTCGCTCAACAGGTGAATTTAGATTTAACCCATGCCGGTTATACGGTAACAGTGGTTTCTAACCCTGAACAAGGAGAACCCTATTTTAAAGAGTTACAGCCATCGCTGGTAGTAATCGATCAAGCACAATTTGGGGAGAAAGGTTTAAAGCTGTGTCGCCAAATTCGAGGAAATAATAACCCAGTATTGATTTTACTGTTTATGAATCAGGATCAATTGCGCGATCGCGTAGCTTGTCTCGAAGCGGGTGCAGATGATTATACCTTACTTCCCTATAAAACGGAGCAATTTCTAGAGTTAATAAAACTGTATCTTCAACCCTCAACAAAAACTCCAGAGCAACTGCATTTTAGCGATTTAGTATTAGATTTATCTCACCGTTGTGTTTATTGTAATGGAAGAAAAATTGAGCTTACAGTTAAAGAGTTTGATCTGCTTAAGTATTTAATGTCTCATCCTGGAGAAGTTCTCACCCGTGAACAAATTTTAGAAAATGTTTGGGAAGATAATAATGGTGGTGAATCTAATGTAATTGAAGTTTATATTCGTTATTTGCGCTTAAAAATTGAACAAGAAGGACATAAACGTTTAATTCAAACTGTTCGTGGCGTGGGTTATGTGCTAAGAGAAGGATAA